From one Gemmatimonadaceae bacterium genomic stretch:
- a CDS encoding protein kinase: protein MMRLPARTFVGTLLLLAAVLAAVLGTALVGARRAAAASAERGLEQAADLVAQLLAGRSRSLAGGARVFVQGPYFRTLVAERRRDDILDQTFEAAEQLEASWVFITDAAGVLVAKSDEPSASGDQLAGVPLIAGALRGQATTGFGGSGDSLLFLATAVPITAPGGSAFGVLVATSRLDSAMAADIAVATGAHVVFYLRDDAGRSHVTAATMPLDSVSRVSLARALDTDTLASARPATGTRLTPQTIALGDSSWFSYPSALNTAGGTEVGGYLVLRPATGSLAGSTWFRNALLVGIVLAVLLAGGATLLVDRAVAAPLRHVRWDVQRVAEGNPAAQAAPDGAAPEITALAQDLAAWRRTLEERDRLAQLAAATATMAAPADNAPAADLPRTRGRRSETALALPLPVSRGGDAGPLHLEAGDWLVHRYHIEARLGGGPTGVMYRAFDRARHETVALKLVRPELLSADVAAREAALHVIRQVGALGQTHLARVHDVGDALDTVFISSEWVRGISLRTALDEHHGLEARALVAVARQLLYGLAALHGRELVHGDLKPENVLLGATGRVTITDAGVARLLRVGEAPARTRGDDEAPMPPSLHVSGRVMGAAVGAPDYMAPEQLIGAPASAVGDVYAVGIMLHEALRGRTPFGRQTPLDGLAAKLRDTPGLGTPVVPLTVPPLERVEAPASLEQWIASLIAAEPRERPATARQALAQLDALFPAE from the coding sequence GTGATGCGTCTCCCGGCGCGCACGTTCGTGGGCACGCTGCTCCTGCTCGCCGCGGTGCTGGCGGCGGTGCTTGGCACCGCGCTCGTGGGGGCCCGTCGGGCCGCCGCCGCCTCGGCCGAGCGTGGGTTGGAGCAGGCGGCGGATCTCGTGGCGCAGCTGCTCGCTGGGCGCTCACGCAGTCTGGCCGGCGGCGCGCGCGTGTTCGTGCAGGGGCCCTACTTCCGCACGCTCGTCGCCGAACGGCGGCGTGATGACATTCTCGATCAGACATTCGAAGCCGCCGAGCAACTCGAGGCGTCGTGGGTCTTCATCACCGACGCCGCCGGGGTCCTGGTTGCCAAGTCCGACGAACCGTCGGCCTCCGGTGATCAGCTGGCCGGTGTGCCACTGATTGCCGGCGCCCTGCGGGGGCAGGCGACGACCGGGTTCGGCGGATCGGGCGATTCCTTGCTGTTCCTTGCCACCGCGGTGCCGATCACCGCGCCCGGTGGCAGCGCCTTTGGGGTACTGGTGGCCACCAGCCGTCTCGACTCCGCCATGGCGGCGGACATTGCCGTCGCGACGGGCGCGCATGTGGTGTTCTATCTGCGCGATGACGCCGGGCGATCGCACGTGACGGCGGCCACCATGCCGCTCGATTCCGTATCGCGCGTGTCGCTCGCGCGGGCGCTCGACACGGATACGCTCGCGAGCGCGCGTCCGGCGACCGGAACACGCCTCACCCCGCAGACCATCGCCTTGGGCGACAGCAGCTGGTTCTCCTATCCCAGCGCGCTCAACACCGCCGGCGGGACCGAAGTCGGCGGCTATCTCGTCCTGCGCCCGGCGACCGGGTCGCTGGCCGGGTCGACCTGGTTTCGCAACGCGTTGCTGGTGGGCATCGTCCTCGCGGTGCTGCTGGCCGGAGGCGCCACGCTGCTGGTCGATCGCGCGGTGGCCGCTCCCCTGCGTCATGTGCGATGGGATGTGCAGCGGGTCGCCGAAGGCAATCCTGCGGCGCAGGCCGCGCCCGACGGCGCCGCGCCCGAAATCACGGCGCTCGCGCAGGATCTTGCCGCGTGGCGTCGCACGCTCGAGGAGCGCGATCGTCTCGCGCAGCTGGCGGCGGCCACGGCAACGATGGCCGCGCCCGCCGACAACGCGCCCGCCGCCGATCTCCCGCGCACCCGCGGGCGACGCAGTGAGACCGCGCTCGCCTTGCCGCTCCCCGTCTCACGCGGCGGCGACGCCGGACCGCTGCATCTCGAGGCGGGGGATTGGCTCGTGCACCGCTATCATATCGAAGCGCGACTTGGCGGCGGGCCGACGGGCGTGATGTATCGCGCCTTCGATCGGGCGCGACACGAAACGGTCGCGCTGAAGCTGGTGCGCCCCGAACTGCTCAGCGCCGACGTGGCCGCGCGCGAGGCAGCGCTGCACGTCATCCGGCAGGTGGGGGCGCTGGGGCAGACGCATCTGGCGCGGGTGCACGATGTCGGCGATGCGCTCGACACTGTATTCATCAGCAGCGAGTGGGTGCGCGGGATCAGCCTGCGAACGGCGCTGGACGAACATCACGGGCTCGAGGCGCGCGCGCTCGTCGCGGTGGCCCGTCAGCTGTTGTACGGACTCGCGGCGCTGCATGGGCGCGAGCTGGTGCACGGCGATCTCAAACCGGAGAACGTCCTGCTCGGTGCCACCGGGCGCGTGACGATCACCGATGCCGGCGTGGCGCGGCTGCTCCGGGTTGGCGAAGCCCCCGCCCGCACCCGCGGTGATGACGAGGCGCCGATGCCACCCAGTCTCCATGTGAGCGGTCGGGTCATGGGCGCCGCCGTCGGGGCGCCCGACTATATGGCACCGGAACAGCTCATCGGCGCACCGGCCTCCGCGGTGGGCGACGTGTACGCCGTGGGGATCATGTTGCACGAGGCGCTGCGCGGACGCACGCCCTTTGGGCGACAAACGCCGCTCGACGGCCTCGCGGCCAAGCTGCGCGATACCCCGGGGCTGGGGACCCCGGTGGTCCCGCTGACGGTCCCGCCGCTGGAGCGCGTGGAGGCGCCCGCCTCCCTGGAGCAGTGGATCGCCTCGCTGATCGCCGCCGAACCGCGCGAGCGACCGGCCACCGCGCGTCAGGCGCTGGCGCAGCTCGACGCGCTGTTCCCGGCGGAATAG
- a CDS encoding CHRD domain-containing protein: MRSTIRRGTRPRTLAMLLACSGTIALTACGGSGDTAAAPVVAASISVTSAATGQLVSFGETRTLSASVLDAKSAVIASPSVTWTTSNANVATVAGAGASAVVTATGNGTATITATSGAVSATAVVEVAQKFATLTVSAASASLGIGATTQLTALAKDARGNTITTATGFKYSTSDRTKALVDTASGLVTTIAPGSATMTATLTRDGVTASGTAGITVNAPAVGAAAATVQANNSNAFAPSSVTVAEGGTVTWTFGTVEHNVVFQTAGAPTSIPVTSSASVQRTFASAGTFAYVCSLHAGMSGTVNVAAASLFAQMNGANERPNANTSGANGAAIFTRSGNTVSFTVAYQGIASNPTGLHIHAPANATQTTGIAVDLLRTTQMGPSGVLTGTFTTTDIRSVAGQPAVSLDSLMTLIRTGNAYVNVHSSAFPGGEIRGQTGNP; the protein is encoded by the coding sequence ATGAGATCCACCATTCGGCGCGGCACCCGGCCGCGGACGCTCGCGATGCTGCTGGCGTGCTCCGGGACCATTGCGCTCACCGCCTGCGGCGGCAGTGGCGATACCGCCGCGGCGCCGGTCGTGGCTGCTTCCATCAGTGTGACGTCGGCGGCCACGGGGCAGCTCGTGTCCTTCGGCGAGACGCGCACGCTGTCGGCATCGGTACTCGACGCCAAATCGGCGGTGATCGCCTCGCCCAGCGTCACATGGACGACCAGCAATGCCAACGTGGCGACGGTGGCGGGCGCCGGCGCCTCCGCCGTGGTGACCGCGACCGGCAATGGGACGGCCACCATCACGGCCACGAGCGGCGCGGTCTCGGCGACCGCGGTCGTGGAAGTCGCGCAGAAGTTCGCCACGTTGACGGTCTCCGCCGCGAGCGCCTCGCTCGGCATCGGGGCCACGACGCAGCTCACCGCGCTGGCCAAGGACGCGCGGGGGAACACGATCACCACCGCCACCGGCTTCAAGTACAGCACGAGCGACCGCACGAAGGCGTTGGTGGATACCGCGTCCGGCCTCGTCACGACGATCGCGCCGGGCTCGGCGACGATGACCGCCACGCTCACGCGCGATGGCGTCACGGCGTCGGGCACGGCCGGGATCACCGTGAATGCGCCGGCCGTCGGCGCCGCCGCGGCTACCGTGCAGGCGAATAACTCCAACGCGTTCGCCCCGTCATCGGTGACCGTCGCCGAGGGGGGGACGGTCACGTGGACCTTCGGGACGGTGGAGCACAACGTGGTGTTCCAGACTGCCGGGGCGCCCACCAGCATCCCGGTCACCTCGAGCGCCAGCGTGCAGCGCACCTTCGCGTCGGCGGGCACCTTTGCCTACGTCTGCTCGCTACACGCCGGTATGTCCGGCACGGTGAACGTGGCGGCGGCGTCGCTCTTTGCGCAGATGAATGGCGCGAATGAGCGCCCCAACGCCAACACCTCGGGGGCGAATGGCGCGGCAATCTTCACACGGAGCGGCAACACGGTGTCGTTCACCGTGGCCTATCAGGGCATCGCGTCCAACCCAACCGGCCTGCATATCCATGCGCCGGCCAACGCGACGCAGACCACGGGCATCGCGGTGGACCTGCTCCGCACTACGCAGATGGGACCGAGCGGCGTGCTCACCGGCACGTTCACCACGACCGACATTCGCTCGGTCGCCGGACAGCCGGCCGTGTCGCTCGATTCGCTCATGACGCTGATCCGCACCGGCAATGCCTACGTGAACGTCCACAGCAGCGCGTTTCCCGGCGGTGAGATCCGCGGACAGACCGGCAACCCGTAA
- a CDS encoding Rieske (2Fe-2S) protein → MDTLPPTESPSSDHAASGCAACSRRQFLASASVLSLSALAVACGDGVISEPDVRPEFPNTTFTINPDTTPGLQQIGGRAVITSGSESPVLIERVGTRQYRALSLICPHKGTIVEVQSSGFTCPNHLARFDSNGTWLGGQQTTNLSPVGVIVNADGTITVGGAPLPPALALGATTAVFSTLVADTSIAAQTVAVANSGGSILSGLQVSLAYASNQPSGWLSVSLDQASAPATLTLRAVRGTLPVGTYNATVTLTAPGITNGPQQVAVSLVVRDPNAVAALQVSAATAAFTGAVNSTVAAQTLQLTNGGGGTISGLATSVSYGAGATGWLSATLSQTTVPATLTLRPVLTGLAAGTYTANVTISAPGIAARTVAVTLSVTAAGLRVTLASWPALANVGGVAGSVGTVNGGPVAVARTGPSSFLAFSMRCPHAGTTVNVVNNSSFRCPNHGALFDGTGVWQPSPQRTTDLQRLTVSYTPGDTVLYVT, encoded by the coding sequence ATGGACACGCTCCCGCCCACCGAATCGCCGTCATCCGATCACGCCGCAAGCGGGTGCGCGGCCTGCTCCCGCCGTCAGTTCCTCGCGTCGGCCTCCGTGCTGTCGCTGAGTGCGCTCGCGGTCGCCTGCGGCGATGGCGTCATCAGCGAGCCCGACGTGCGCCCCGAGTTCCCAAATACGACGTTCACCATCAACCCCGATACGACGCCGGGGCTGCAGCAGATCGGTGGGCGTGCCGTGATCACGAGCGGGAGCGAATCCCCGGTGCTCATAGAACGGGTGGGGACGCGGCAGTATCGCGCGCTCTCGCTGATCTGCCCGCACAAGGGCACCATCGTGGAGGTGCAGTCCTCGGGCTTTACCTGCCCGAATCATCTGGCGCGCTTCGACAGCAACGGTACTTGGCTGGGCGGCCAGCAGACGACCAACCTGTCGCCGGTGGGCGTGATCGTGAACGCCGACGGCACCATCACCGTGGGCGGGGCGCCGCTGCCGCCGGCGCTGGCGCTCGGGGCGACCACCGCGGTGTTCAGCACCCTGGTGGCCGACACCAGCATTGCGGCGCAAACGGTGGCGGTGGCGAACAGTGGGGGCAGCATTCTGAGTGGCCTGCAGGTCTCGCTGGCGTATGCCAGCAACCAGCCGAGCGGGTGGCTCAGTGTGTCGCTCGATCAGGCGAGCGCACCGGCGACGCTCACGCTTCGCGCGGTCCGGGGGACGCTCCCGGTCGGCACCTACAACGCCACGGTGACGCTCACGGCGCCCGGCATCACCAATGGGCCCCAGCAGGTCGCCGTCTCGCTCGTGGTGCGCGATCCGAACGCGGTAGCGGCCCTGCAGGTGTCGGCGGCCACGGCGGCCTTCACCGGGGCGGTGAACAGCACCGTCGCGGCGCAGACGTTGCAGCTCACCAATGGCGGGGGCGGCACCATCAGCGGGCTCGCGACGAGCGTCTCGTACGGGGCAGGCGCGACCGGGTGGCTCTCCGCCACCCTCAGTCAGACGACGGTCCCCGCCACGCTCACCCTGCGCCCGGTGTTGACCGGCCTGGCCGCCGGGACCTACACCGCCAACGTGACCATCAGCGCCCCCGGCATCGCGGCGCGCACGGTGGCCGTGACCCTGTCGGTGACCGCCGCCGGCCTCCGGGTGACGCTCGCCAGCTGGCCGGCCCTGGCCAACGTGGGTGGTGTCGCCGGTAGCGTCGGGACGGTGAACGGCGGCCCCGTGGCCGTGGCCCGCACGGGCCCCTCGAGCTTCCTGGCCTTCTCGATGCGCTGCCCGCACGCCGGGACCACGGTGAACGTGGTCAACAACAGCAGCTTCCGGTGCCCGAACCACGGGGCCCTCTTTGACGGCACCGGCGTCTGGCAGCCCAGCCCGCAGCGCACCACGGACCTCCAGCGCCTGACGGTCAGTTACACCCCCGGCGACACCGTGCTGTACGTGACCTGA
- the argS gene encoding arginine--tRNA ligase: MTHADALRAELARAARSLGAPDDVSPILERPRDPSFGDWATNLAMTLAKPLGKKPRDVAEALIAALDQSAVGVVSAEIAGPGFINLRLDPGFQARGILQILANPEQWGRSNTGNGTRVVVEFVSANPTGPLHVGHGRQAALGDAISTLLEWTGWTVDREFYYNDAGAQIANLAKSTQARVRELGGAPLEIPEGGYHGDYIREIAERYVAQHPEDAAGNDLDAMRQFAVAALRHEQDLDLQAFGVQFDTYYLESSLYTDGRVDKTVEALKQSGYTYEEEGALFLRTTAFGDDKDRVMKKSAAKGGDYTYFVPDVAYHVTKFERGYTRAINVQGADHHSTTTRVRAGLQALGIGIPQGYPDYVLHQMVTVMKGGEEVKISKRAGSYVTVRDLIDEVGRDAVRYFYLMRKGDSQLVFDVDLARSQSEENPVYYVQMAHARMCGIFRVGEIDAASVTGQGVDLNVLVEPAEQELVKQLLDFPSMVKGAADNLEPHRIAGWLLETARAAHTWYHKHHVLGEPEAITQARLVLARATQLGIAAGLRILGLSAPERM; encoded by the coding sequence GTGACCCACGCCGACGCCCTGCGCGCCGAGCTCGCGCGCGCAGCGCGTTCGCTTGGCGCGCCCGACGACGTTTCGCCCATCCTCGAGCGCCCGCGGGACCCGTCGTTCGGCGACTGGGCCACCAACCTCGCCATGACCCTCGCCAAGCCGCTCGGCAAGAAGCCGCGCGACGTGGCCGAGGCGCTCATCGCCGCGCTCGACCAGAGCGCCGTCGGCGTCGTGTCCGCCGAGATCGCCGGCCCGGGCTTCATCAATCTGCGGCTGGATCCGGGCTTTCAGGCGCGCGGCATTCTGCAGATCCTCGCGAACCCCGAGCAGTGGGGGCGCTCGAACACGGGCAACGGTACCCGCGTCGTGGTGGAGTTCGTGTCGGCGAACCCCACCGGCCCGCTGCATGTCGGTCATGGCCGTCAGGCGGCGCTCGGCGATGCCATCTCCACGCTCCTCGAGTGGACGGGGTGGACCGTCGATCGCGAGTTCTACTACAACGACGCCGGCGCCCAGATCGCCAACCTTGCCAAGAGCACGCAGGCGCGCGTGCGGGAGCTCGGTGGCGCGCCGCTCGAGATCCCGGAGGGCGGCTATCACGGCGACTATATCCGCGAGATCGCCGAGCGCTACGTTGCGCAGCATCCCGAGGATGCCGCCGGCAACGATCTCGACGCCATGCGCCAGTTCGCCGTCGCGGCGCTGCGGCACGAGCAGGACCTCGATCTGCAGGCGTTCGGCGTGCAGTTCGACACGTACTATCTCGAGAGCTCGCTCTACACCGACGGGCGCGTGGACAAGACGGTCGAGGCGCTCAAGCAGAGCGGCTACACGTACGAGGAAGAGGGGGCGCTGTTCCTGCGCACCACCGCCTTCGGCGATGACAAGGACCGCGTGATGAAGAAGAGCGCGGCCAAGGGCGGAGACTACACGTACTTCGTCCCCGACGTCGCCTATCACGTTACCAAGTTCGAACGCGGCTACACGCGCGCGATCAACGTGCAGGGCGCCGATCATCACAGCACCACCACCCGCGTGCGCGCCGGGCTGCAGGCCCTGGGGATCGGGATCCCGCAGGGGTACCCCGACTACGTGCTGCACCAGATGGTGACGGTGATGAAGGGCGGCGAGGAAGTGAAGATCTCCAAGCGCGCCGGCTCGTACGTGACGGTGCGGGATCTGATCGACGAAGTCGGCCGCGATGCGGTGCGCTACTTCTACCTCATGCGGAAGGGCGACTCGCAGCTCGTCTTCGATGTGGATCTCGCCCGCAGTCAGTCGGAAGAGAATCCGGTCTACTACGTGCAGATGGCGCACGCCCGCATGTGCGGCATCTTCCGCGTGGGCGAGATCGACGCCGCGTCGGTCACCGGGCAGGGTGTCGATCTCAACGTGCTGGTGGAGCCGGCCGAACAGGAGCTGGTGAAGCAGCTGCTCGACTTCCCGTCGATGGTGAAGGGCGCCGCCGACAATCTCGAGCCGCACCGCATCGCCGGGTGGCTGCTCGAGACCGCGCGCGCGGCGCACACGTGGTATCACAAGCATCATGTCCTCGGGGAGCCCGAGGCCATTACTCAGGCGCGCCTCGTCCTGGCGCGCGCCACGCAGCTCGGCATTGCCGCCGGGTTGCGCATTCTTGGACTGTCTGCGCCGGAGCGCATGTGA